One segment of Panicum virgatum strain AP13 chromosome 3K, P.virgatum_v5, whole genome shotgun sequence DNA contains the following:
- the LOC120701215 gene encoding E3 ubiquitin-protein ligase SINA-like 10, with product MTGDEEHGSDGPVRREREQEFSDGSDGYGGAEDGQEEEEDRNESEGEQEYSDGSEEGEQQAHDIQEDEEELPQPQPHGEEEQQQRSDGSGGDNGVEDEQQVGEEQQQEEEAPQAHGADVAAVAVAGGDDDLAAAPRPSSPAPSLRSESSSVVVVGEMTVDRTHALDCGICFLPLKPPIFQCDVGHVVCSPCRDKLAAAGRCHVCRDPTGFRRCHAMEQMVDSVRVACPHAAHGCADRPAYHDRGRHARECAYAPCRCPGGGSGCGFVGPAPALAEHAAADHGWPCAAEAAAGASFGVDLRDGFNLLTAVRGGAQNLLLLNVASTPFGRAISVVRVLPQVASTGSSSAPEASGAKCELELMYWRYKGFLREHCLMSRFEVPSMDPSDALPDPSASFQFFVPKSVRGHDDAGLHVNVVIAINSS from the exons ATGACCGGAGATGAGGAGCACGGTTCGGACGGTCCGGTTCGCCGCGAGAGGGAACAGGAGTTCTCGGATGGATCTGACGGTTACGGTGGAGCGGAAGAtgggcaggaggaggaggaggaccggaaTGAAAGCGAGGGAGAACAGGAGTACTCGGATGGATCTGAGGAAGGTGAGCAGCAGGCGCATGATATTCAGGAAGACGAAGAGGAActaccgcagccgcagccgcacggcgaggaggagcagcagcagcgaagTGATGGATCCGGTGGTGATAATGGCGTGGAGGACGAGCAGCAGGTAGGAGAAGAACAGCAGCAGGAAGAAGAGGCGCCGCAGGCACATGGCGCggacgtcgccgccgtcgctgttGCTGGTGGGGACGATGacctcgcggcggcgccgcggccgtcaTCGCCCGCACCGTCGCTGCGCTCGGAGAGTTCatcggtcgtcgtcgtcggggaAATGACGGTGGACCGCACCCACGCGCTCGACTGCGGCATCTGCTTCCTCCCGTTGAAGCCTCCCATCTTCCAG TGCGACGTGGGGCACGTGGTGTGCTCGCCGTGCCGCGACaagctggcggcggccggccggtgccACGTCTGCCGGGACCCGACCGGCTTCCGGCGGTGCCACGCCATGGAGCAGATGGTGGACTCGGTCCGCGTCGCTTGCCCGCACGCCGCGCACGGCTGCGCCGACAGGCCGGCGTACCACGACCGGGGACGCCACGCCCGCGAGTGCGCGTACGCGCCCTGCCgctgccccggcggcggcagcggctgcggcttcgtcggccccgcgccggcgctcgctgagcacgccgccgccgatcacggctggccgtgcgccgccgaggccgccgccggtgcctccTTCGGCGTCGACCTCCGCGACGGCTTCAACCTCCTCACcgccgtccgcggcggcgcccagaaTCTGCTCCTGCTGAACGTGGCGAGCACGCCGTTCGGCCGCGCCATCTCCGTGGTACGGGTCCTCCCTCAGGTGGCCTCCACGGGCAGCTCCTCGGCGCCGGAGGCGAGTGGCGCGAAatgcgagctcgagctcatgTACTGGCGCTACAAGGGTTTCCTACGCGAGCACTGCCTGATGTCCCGCTTCGAGGTCCCATCCATGGATCCCTCGGACGCGCTGCCAGATCCCAGCGCCTCCTTCCAGTTCTTCGTCCCAAAGAGTGTTCGTGGACACGACGACGCTGGTCTTCACGTCAATGTTGTTATCGCCATCAACTCATCGTAA